One window of Dysidea avara chromosome 11, odDysAvar1.4, whole genome shotgun sequence genomic DNA carries:
- the LOC136239291 gene encoding interleukin-1 receptor-associated kinase 3-like, translated as MVHETVTSLVESQPNVLLHVKLSILLGVSRGLWYLHSRNPPIVRGRLSCNSLVLDDQLEIKISIPRVFDMAIGSAPQSKAQEALQETLTEYNTSVPIDVFSYGRVILHVVNQELPSHCIATRFIVNKI; from the coding sequence ATGGTGCACGAGACGGTTACGTCATTGGTAGAATCTCAACCGAATGTACTACTGCACGTCAAGCTTTCCATATTACTGGGTGTGTCCAGGGGGTTGTGGTATCTTCACAGTCGTAATCCTCCCATTGTCCGTGGGAGACTGTCCTGTAATAGCCTCGTTTTGGATGATCAGTTGGAAATAAAAATTTCCATCCCCAGAGTATTTGATATGGCTATTGGTTCCGCTCCTCAATCTAAAGCACAGGAAGCTTTGCAGGAGACACTTACAGAGTACAACACTAGTGTTCCCATTGATGTCTTCTCTTATGGCAGAGTGATTCTTCATGTGGTGAATCAAGAGCTGCCAAGCCACTGTATAGCAACGAGGTTCATTGTAAACAAAATTTGA